The sequence CCTTATGGCAAAACCAAGCTTCATATCGAGGAAATTTTGCGGGATTTATCGAAAGCCGATTCATTCGGGGCCAAGAAAAGGCCCTGGAATATCGCAATCCTGCGATATTTTAATCCGGTAGGGGCTCATCACAGCGGCTTGATAGGTGAAGACCCTAATGGAGTTCCCAATAATTTGATGCCTTACATCGCCCAGGTTGCAGTCGGCAAACTTAGCCAGTTATCGATTTTTGGTAATGACTATCCTACAAAAGACGGTACGGGAGTAAGAGACTACATTCATGTAGTTGATTTGGCGAAAGGGCATCTTAAAGCGCTAGAGGCTTTGTTTTCTTGCCATGACGATAGTCGTTCTTGCAAGGCCTATAATTTGGGCACGGGAAAAGGATACAGTGTGCTGGATATGGTGAATGCATTTTCCCGTGTAACCGGACTGGCCATTAAATACCAGTTTGTTGATCGCCGGGAAGGCGATATAGCGGAATGTTATGCCGATCCTTCACTTTCTGCAGATGAATTGAGTTGGCAAACAGACAAGAATCTCGACGATATGATGAGAGATACCTGGAGTTGGCAAAGTAACAATCCTGCTGGTTACGCCTAGTCTTAAAGCTCGACGCAACCTACACCGTATTTTATTTGACCAGTAAATTTTGCGAGATCAGTCCTCTGCTGAGCAATAGATTGATCACGGATTGAACACATTCATCCAATGATTGCTGATGGGTATTCACAATCAGTTCGGGCCTTTCGGGCTCTTCGTAAGGAGAGCCAATACCTGTGAAGAAAGGGATTTTGCCTTCCCGCGCTTTCTTATATAAGCCTTTTACGTCCCGTTCTTCGCAGGTTTGAAGCGGGCATTGGCAGTAAATTTCAATAAAATCACCATGAGGAACCAGCTTTCTGGCCGCACTCCGATCAGACCTGAAGGGCGATATGAAAGCCGTCAGCGTAATAACCCCGGCTTCAACCATTAACTTGGCCAGTTCACCAATTCTTCGGATGTTCTCAATCCGGTCTTCATCGTTAAAACCCAGGTCACTGCATAAGCCATGACGCACATTATCGCCATCCAACACAAAGGTAGAGCATTCCGAACGATGAAGATAATCCTCTACGGCGTGCGCAAGTGTTGACTTACCGGAGCCAGATAATCCGGTAAACCAAAGAATCACGCTTTTGTGACGATGTAGCCGTTCCCGGTCGGTACGGGTTATAGTGGCATTATGCCAAACGGTGTTTGAACTTTTTTTAGTCATAAAGGGCGGTCGCTGTTAGGTTTTAAGTAACGTAATAAGATTCAAATTGTTTAATAAATGCTGGCAGGCTAGCCTTTTCCAAGTGATTGATGCCGGCTGCCGCTTTACGGCCACCACCGGTGGGAAAGGCTGAGCAAATTTCATCGGCACCGGATTTATTGTTCAAAGGCGCTCTCACGCTGACTAAATATCCGCCTTTTTCATTAAGGCTGACAATAGCATGAGCTCTATCGGGCGCCGCATTGGCCAGTTCGTTTGCAAATACACCACTGATCCGCCTGGACCACGTCTCATCAGGCAAGTGATACACGGCAATGACCTCGTTGCTGTACTCGGGCTTGATCTGTAAGGCTTTATTCATGTCATCGTCAAAGCCATTGATCAACGTCTGATGAATCAACCGGTTATTGGCAATAAACTCGAACGGGGAAAAGTAACTGACCATTTCCTTATAAAGCTGGTCGGGCGGCAGATGCAAGTCTTCAATTGAATGTCCGTAACTGTTGTAATTGATGCAAACGCCGAGTTGTTTTAACTGACCGGTTTGTTCTGATGATAAATGAGATTCTGCCGCCAACTTTAAAGCCACAGCATCAAGATTATCTCCAAAAGCAGCTGTAATAGCCCATAAGCGGAAACGCCCCTGCAAATGCCGATCTACCAATAAGCTGGTACAGATATT comes from Methylicorpusculum oleiharenae and encodes:
- a CDS encoding DHH family phosphoesterase, with protein sequence MQYDVFNGDADGICALIQLRLAEPVNSSLITGVKRDISLLEGVTAEPGDRIVVLDISLEKNSAALNAVLKQGASVFYVDHHRPGKTPVHSNLTTLIDTDTNICTSLLVDRHLQGRFRLWAITAAFGDNLDAVALKLAAESHLSSEQTGQLKQLGVCINYNSYGHSIEDLHLPPDQLYKEMVSYFSPFEFIANNRLIHQTLINGFDDDMNKALQIKPEYSNEVIAVYHLPDETWSRRISGVFANELANAAPDRAHAIVSLNEKGGYLVSVRAPLNNKSGADEICSAFPTGGGRKAAAGINHLEKASLPAFIKQFESYYVT
- the galE gene encoding UDP-glucose 4-epimerase GalE, which encodes MTNKTILVTGGAGYIGSHTCVELLNAGFTIVVVDNLSNSKIEALKRVERITEKTVVFYQADIRDKDALASVFNQHHFDAVIHFAGLKAVGESCQQPLAYYDNNVHGTLVLLQVMEQFNVTDLVFSSSATVYGDPHTVPIKENFPLSATNPYGKTKLHIEEILRDLSKADSFGAKKRPWNIAILRYFNPVGAHHSGLIGEDPNGVPNNLMPYIAQVAVGKLSQLSIFGNDYPTKDGTGVRDYIHVVDLAKGHLKALEALFSCHDDSRSCKAYNLGTGKGYSVLDMVNAFSRVTGLAIKYQFVDRREGDIAECYADPSLSADELSWQTDKNLDDMMRDTWSWQSNNPAGYA
- the cysC gene encoding adenylyl-sulfate kinase → MTKKSSNTVWHNATITRTDRERLHRHKSVILWFTGLSGSGKSTLAHAVEDYLHRSECSTFVLDGDNVRHGLCSDLGFNDEDRIENIRRIGELAKLMVEAGVITLTAFISPFRSDRSAARKLVPHGDFIEIYCQCPLQTCEERDVKGLYKKAREGKIPFFTGIGSPYEEPERPELIVNTHQQSLDECVQSVINLLLSRGLISQNLLVK